Proteins encoded by one window of Anopheles maculipalpis chromosome 2RL, idAnoMacuDA_375_x, whole genome shotgun sequence:
- the LOC126558611 gene encoding tRNA (adenine(58)-N(1))-methyltransferase catalytic subunit TRMT61A — protein sequence MSFAGPKEVIAEGDTVVLYLTPALMHTIDAVPQIRNKKNEMIEYVFQTSFGALKVRDLIGVRYGSRVQLTKGWAHVLQPNPELWTQTLPHRTQILYTPDISMILYQLEVRPGSIVIESGTGSGSLSHYFLRAIRPSGHLHTFDFHEERVAKAREEFVSHGLGDNVTVRQRDVCERGFGDELNGVADAVFLDLPAPQLAVPHAAKALKNEGGRICSFSPCIEQSMRVCEELGKCGFIEVQNIEVLQIEDIVRTRNVPVMELDFVKTKRMETDKDTKTPRESKKYITSSAPNTMAGHTGYLTIAELPPLFAR from the exons ATGAGTTTCGCCGGTCCAAAAGAAGTCATAGCAGAAGGAGATACGGTCGTGCTGTATCTAACACCCGCATTGATGCACACGATCGACGCGGTGCCGCAGATTCGCAACAAAAAGAACGAAATGATTGAGTACGTGTTTCAAACTAGTTTCGGTGCTTTAAAGGTGCGCGATCTAATCGGTGTCCGGTACGGTTCGCGCGTTCAGCTCACCAAGGGCTGGGCACATGTCCTGCAACCGAACCCGGAACTCTGGACTCAAACGCTACCCCATCGGACGCAGATTCTCTACACGCCCGACATCAGCATGATACTGTATCAGCTGGAAGTGCGACCGGGGAGCATCGTGATCGAGTCCGGTACCGGTTCTGGCTCACTGTCGCACTACTTTCTGCGCGCCATCCGTCCGTCGGGCCACCTGCACACATTCGACTTCCACGAGGAGCGTGTGGCGAAGGCGCGCGAAGAGTTTGTCTCCCACGGACTGGGCGATAATGTTACCGTGCGACAGAGAGATGTGTGCGAACGGGGATTCGGCGACGAGCTAAACGGTGTAGCTGATGCCGTGTTTCTGGATCTCCCGGCACCACAGCTTGCCGTGCCACATGCGGCAAAAGCACTGAAAAATGAAG GTGGTCGTATTTGTTCATTTTCGCCCTGCATCGAACAATCGATGCGAGTCTGCGAAGAGCTAGGCAAGTGTGGCTTTATCGAGGTGCAGAATATAGAGGTGCTCCAGATAGAGGATATCGTACGCACACGCAATGTTCCCGTAATGGAACTAGATTTCGTCAAAACAAAG CGTATGGAGACGGACAAGGACACAAAAACGCCACGGGAAAGCAAGAAATACATAACCTCATCCGCCCCAAACACGATGGCCGGTCACACTGGGTATTTGACGATCGCCGAGCTACCACCGCTCTTTGCCCGGTAA